The genomic stretch ATCCTATTTTAGTTCTAGTAGAAAAAAAGCAATTGAAAAGAAAATGGCGCAGGAGAATATAGGCAAAGGTAGTAAAAAAAAGAATAAAGAAAATAAAACTAAATAAAATAAAATCATTAAAAATATAAAAAATAAAAATTAGAACATGAAAATAAATAATTAAATAAGTAAGAAATAATTAAATAATTAATAAATAAGTAATAAATTAAAATAAATAATTAAAATAAAAAATAGAGAATAATTAGGTAATTATTTTCTCTATTCCTCCTTCTTTTAAAGCTGTTTTTATTTCACGAGCCACTCTTCTACCCATACTCATTGGTTCCCCATAAGTAAGGTAACTGTATGATGAACCATTCATGAAAGTATTAGTTCCACCATCAGTTCTTGCACTAATTTCAAATACAATAACTTCAAGATCATCATTAACAAGAGTTTGCATACAGAATGGACCATTCATTCCTGGAGATACTAATTTTGCAGCTGATTTTACTAATTTTTCACCAATTTCAAATACTTGTGGTAAAAGTGATTCCCTCATAACTACTGGGTGATTTCCTGTTATAACATAAGAAGGATCAAAGTTAACATCTAATTGATCTTTAGCTGGCATTCGAACTAAACCATCAATACTAGACTCATATCTACTATCAACACCCATAAGTTCAACTTCATCTTTTAATGCTGAATAGAAATAGTGTATACAGTAGTTACAACCAGTAACATATTCTTCAATATGTGCTTGTGCAACATCTTCATCTTCAATCCAGTTTCTTTCTTTCATTGCATCAATTTTTTTATCGAATTCCTCAGGTGAAGAAGCTACAAAGTATCCTCTACCTCCTCGAGCTCCTGGAAACTTAACCATAACAGTTCTATCAATTTCTGATGGGTTGCTGTATTTGTAAGGTATCCTTATGTCATTTTCAACTAAAAGTTGACGTTCAAGATCTCGTTCTGCTTCCCATCTTAAGATATCCCTATTTCCAAACATAGGCACATTAAAATCATCTTCAACTCTGTCAAGACCTGCATAAGCTACAAAAGACCCATGAGGGACAACAATTGAATTCATATCTTTTAATTTCTGTTGTACATCATCATCCACAATATCTTTGAACTTATCTACCATTATATATTCATCAGCAACATCAAATCGTTTATAAGGTATTTCTCTCCCTTTTTCACAAACAACGGCAGTGTTAAAACCTTCTTCCTTAGCTCCATTAAG from Methanobrevibacter sp. TMH8 encodes the following:
- a CDS encoding formate--phosphoribosylaminoimidazolecarboxamide ligase; the protein is MGKVKKQDILDILDKYDKNDITIATLGSHTSLHILNGAKEEGFNTAVVCEKGREIPYKRFDVADEYIMVDKFKDIVDDDVQQKLKDMNSIVVPHGSFVAYAGLDRVEDDFNVPMFGNRDILRWEAERDLERQLLVENDIRIPYKYSNPSEIDRTVMVKFPGARGGRGYFVASSPEEFDKKIDAMKERNWIEDEDVAQAHIEEYVTGCNYCIHYFYSALKDEVELMGVDSRYESSIDGLVRMPAKDQLDVNFDPSYVITGNHPVVMRESLLPQVFEIGEKLVKSAAKLVSPGMNGPFCMQTLVNDDLEVIVFEISARTDGGTNTFMNGSSYSYLTYGEPMSMGRRVAREIKTALKEGGIEKIIT